In a single window of the Polynucleobacter sp. MWH-UH24A genome:
- a CDS encoding molybdopterin-dependent oxidoreductase, with amino-acid sequence MKRLWITACAALWTGLATAQSCPVDPSIVYTDREVLALRLFAIRPALFDLNKLNQLPQTQITSERRNQVSGATTATDSQGTVWSGVLLRDFLLKNGLETVPSRALRNTRIEVVATDGYRASFSWGEVFNSPAGSQILIITKQDGKALDLQEGPVSFRALSDIRPGARHVRNVCAISLVH; translated from the coding sequence ATGAAGCGCTTATGGATTACCGCGTGTGCCGCACTATGGACAGGACTGGCCACAGCGCAATCCTGTCCGGTTGATCCATCTATTGTTTACACCGATCGGGAGGTGTTGGCATTGCGCCTTTTTGCCATTCGACCGGCTCTCTTTGATTTAAATAAACTCAATCAACTCCCGCAAACCCAAATTACGAGTGAGCGGCGCAATCAAGTCAGTGGTGCGACCACCGCAACGGACTCGCAGGGAACCGTATGGAGTGGGGTGCTGTTACGGGACTTCCTTCTTAAAAATGGCTTAGAAACAGTACCCAGTCGTGCGCTTCGCAATACACGCATTGAAGTAGTGGCGACCGACGGTTATCGAGCCAGCTTTAGTTGGGGTGAGGTATTTAATAGTCCTGCGGGATCGCAGATCCTCATCATTACGAAGCAAGATGGCAAAGCCTTAGATCTCCAAGAGGGGCCAGTATCATTTCGTGCTTTGAGTGACATCCGCCCGGGAGCTCGGCATGTGCGCAATGTTTGCGCGATCTCGCTTGTGCATTAA